In the Synechococcus sp. UW179A genome, one interval contains:
- the acsF gene encoding magnesium-protoporphyrin IX monomethyl ester (oxidative) cyclase, producing the protein MVPPTAVNEAKSGGSGIAVKDPVKDTILTPRFYTTDFEAMAEMDLRPNEAELEAICEEFRKDYNRHHFVRNGEFDGAAEKLDPDTRRVFIEFLEQSCTSEFSGFLLYKELSRRIKAKNPLLAECFAHMARDEARHAGFLNKSMSDFGLQLDLGFLTANKKYTFFKPKFIFYATYLSEKIGYWRYIAIFRHLEKNPESKIFPIFNFFENWCQDENRHGDFFDALMKSQPETVRGLRARLWCRFFLLAVFATMYVRDVARKEFYEALGLDAREYDRIVIDKTNETSARVFPVVLDVKNPRFYERLEKIIVNNESLESVDKSSAPKPLKFVRKLPHWIANGAQMASLFLMSPVRSENYQPSVR; encoded by the coding sequence ATGGTGCCTCCTACCGCTGTGAATGAAGCAAAATCCGGGGGTTCCGGCATCGCCGTAAAAGATCCGGTCAAGGACACAATCCTCACTCCGCGCTTTTACACAACGGATTTTGAGGCCATGGCGGAGATGGATCTCCGGCCTAATGAGGCTGAACTGGAGGCAATCTGTGAGGAATTCCGCAAGGACTACAACCGTCACCACTTTGTCCGCAACGGGGAATTCGACGGTGCAGCAGAGAAACTCGATCCCGACACGCGACGCGTTTTTATCGAGTTCCTTGAACAGAGTTGTACCTCTGAATTTTCAGGTTTTCTTCTTTACAAGGAGCTGAGCCGTCGTATCAAGGCAAAGAACCCTTTGCTCGCGGAATGCTTTGCACATATGGCCAGGGATGAAGCCAGACATGCTGGCTTCCTTAACAAATCCATGAGCGATTTTGGACTTCAGTTAGATCTGGGATTTCTTACCGCAAACAAGAAATATACATTCTTTAAGCCTAAATTTATTTTCTACGCAACTTACCTTTCTGAAAAAATAGGATATTGGCGTTATATCGCGATTTTCAGACATCTTGAAAAAAATCCAGAGAGTAAAATCTTCCCAATTTTCAACTTTTTTGAAAACTGGTGTCAAGATGAAAATCGTCATGGCGACTTCTTTGATGCCTTAATGAAATCTCAGCCGGAAACGGTTCGTGGTCTACGCGCGCGACTTTGGTGCCGCTTCTTTCTGCTAGCCGTCTTCGCCACGATGTACGTCAGGGATGTGGCTCGGAAGGAGTTTTACGAGGCCCTTGGTCTTGATGCACGTGAATACGATCGAATTGTTATTGACAAGACCAATGAAACATCTGCTCGAGTTTTCCCTGTTGTCCTTGATGTGAAGAATCCCCGGTTCTATGAACGTTTGGAAAAAATTATCGTTAACAACGAGTCTTTGGAATCCGTTGATAAAAGTTCTGCACCAAAACCGCTCAAATTTGTACGCAAACTTCCACATTGGATTGCTAACGGAGCACAGATGGCTTCTCTCTTCTTGATGTCACCTGTACGAAGCGAAAATTATCAGCCCAGTGTGCGCTGA
- the fmt gene encoding methionyl-tRNA formyltransferase, with translation MKILFWGTPMYAVPTLDALVSAGHQIVGVVTQPDRRRGRGKQLMPSAVKARALELGLNIYTPEKIRRDHVCQQQLVDLGADISVVVAFGQILPPEVLTQPPLGCWNGHGSLLPRWRGAGPIQWSILEGDAQTGVGVMAMEEGLDTGPVLMERKLDIGLLENAHQLGARLSQLTAELMVEAIPRIESVGPGPEEERLRQLGVRCQAPDITYARMLVKSDYQVDWSDSALAIHRKVMGLFPGAMTFWKGKRLKLLFTEPLIERLRNELSPSAQQMLGRWPTGQYLAGTVLDTSEAGLVVSSSGCPLLIREAQLEGKSRSNGRALVQQLQASASDTLG, from the coding sequence GTGAAAATCCTGTTCTGGGGTACTCCTATGTATGCGGTGCCCACATTGGACGCACTGGTGAGTGCGGGACATCAAATTGTCGGTGTTGTCACTCAGCCTGATCGCCGCCGAGGGCGAGGTAAACAACTGATGCCCTCAGCGGTGAAGGCACGGGCACTGGAACTCGGTCTGAACATCTACACCCCGGAGAAAATTCGCCGAGATCATGTCTGTCAACAGCAGCTTGTCGATCTCGGTGCTGACATCTCTGTCGTGGTGGCATTCGGACAGATACTGCCCCCAGAAGTGTTGACACAGCCACCTCTGGGGTGCTGGAACGGCCATGGCTCCCTGCTGCCCAGATGGAGAGGAGCAGGCCCAATTCAATGGTCAATCCTCGAAGGTGATGCTCAGACCGGAGTTGGTGTGATGGCGATGGAGGAAGGGCTGGACACCGGTCCTGTGCTCATGGAAAGGAAGCTCGATATTGGATTGCTTGAGAACGCGCATCAACTCGGTGCACGACTGAGTCAACTCACAGCCGAGTTGATGGTCGAGGCCATCCCACGGATTGAAAGCGTCGGACCAGGGCCTGAAGAGGAGCGACTTCGTCAGTTGGGCGTGCGCTGCCAGGCTCCGGACATCACCTATGCACGGATGCTCGTTAAAAGTGATTACCAGGTCGACTGGTCCGATTCAGCACTGGCAATTCACCGCAAGGTGATGGGGCTCTTTCCAGGAGCAATGACATTCTGGAAGGGGAAGAGACTGAAATTGCTGTTCACTGAACCGCTGATCGAACGGCTTCGAAACGAGCTGAGCCCAAGCGCCCAACAGATGCTTGGTCGCTGGCCCACCGGTCAATATCTAGCTGGAACGGTTTTGGACACCAGTGAGGCTGGTTTAGTGGTGAGCAGTTCGGGTTGTCCGCTGCTGATCCGTGAAGCACAACTGGAAGGCAAGAGTCGGAGCAACGGGCGCGCTCTTGTTCAGCAATTGCAGGCCAGTGCAAGCGACACGCTGGGCTGA
- a CDS encoding DUF475 domain-containing protein: MDAAALSSLTAWLDGVDQLGELLPLLPVLITLELILSADNAIALAAIAREQRDPQLERRALNLGILMAFGLRVGLILMAQYVLAFPPIQFIAGVYLLWLCISHWNSSPDQISEGSEETLITSVCFNRTVLTLAITDLAFSIDSVAAAVAISDQLLLVLTGALIGVVALRFTSGLFIRWLQIYPRLETAGFLAVGFVGLKLLALMALPTLHPSELVTLAAVVGLMMWGFSLRESPAAEES; encoded by the coding sequence ATGGATGCAGCTGCACTGTCGTCACTCACTGCCTGGTTGGATGGCGTTGACCAGCTGGGTGAACTGCTGCCGCTGTTGCCAGTTCTCATCACACTCGAGTTGATTCTGTCGGCCGATAATGCGATTGCCCTAGCAGCAATCGCGCGAGAACAGCGTGATCCTCAATTGGAACGTCGAGCGTTAAATCTCGGCATTTTGATGGCGTTCGGTCTGCGCGTCGGACTGATTTTGATGGCGCAATATGTTCTCGCTTTTCCTCCAATTCAATTTATTGCAGGCGTTTATCTGCTCTGGCTTTGCATAAGTCACTGGAATTCTTCACCAGATCAGATCAGTGAGGGTTCAGAGGAAACATTGATCACTTCGGTTTGTTTCAATCGAACCGTGCTGACCCTGGCAATCACTGACCTCGCCTTCTCAATCGACAGTGTTGCGGCAGCGGTTGCGATCAGTGATCAGTTGCTACTTGTGTTGACGGGTGCCTTGATCGGAGTGGTCGCTTTGCGTTTCACCTCAGGACTCTTCATCCGATGGCTGCAGATTTATCCAAGACTGGAAACAGCCGGTTTCTTAGCCGTCGGATTTGTGGGTCTCAAATTGCTGGCGTTGATGGCTCTGCCGACCCTGCATCCATCAGAACTGGTAACTCTTGCAGCTGTGGTTGGTTTGATGATGTGGGGATTTTCGCTGCGTGAATCTCCAGCAGCAGAGGAGTCTTGA
- a CDS encoding RNB domain-containing ribonuclease, producing MKFTVADLLDQVPDEGNLEIAKLEKILRLTNRSEKQSLELAVQGLSRLGILDLDSDGGISKGTADDLVEARLRCSSKGFCFAIRDDGGDDIYIRDHQLNHAWNGDRVLVRLTREGGRRRSPEGGVQCILERATTSLLASVEQQDERVIAVPLDDRLLASIELSPDDASHAAKPVGLAVAEVVMDRYPIAQFAARGHVARSLPLNGGSVADRELMLTKANLHQRPAPPRASFKAPSAKKRQDLSDQPSLMISGWAAEGAPALPAVHVIPHDGGTRLWIHTPAVAERLSPGNSYDQWLLNQSESLCLGGHWMPLLSPALAKACSFSVGEVQDAVSLRLDIGSDGEWRHWEFCLSRIRPVAEVNADALHALESRKPKSRAVPAALKPIKDQIGQLQTLIFCATKLQEAERREGRIELDLKRAQADDLCDLNNVSPDGDGQSWSTPLNTSCPNSILSVLIRHAHRVWEEHSRQLGLPSIILDAAPSDDAALNDVAKAAVALGVPLELDEDGAPTPSELALALASSDLSHVLNLQLRHALPESLYRASTISKQSSPATSEPSSSEFAADQASNHGADNSDEDGSGNQHLNPFAPWCCPTLHQADVINQQVLCSLLNDGKDRPTVRQKNKIKLGEKGAAASVSWPLFTASQEQKIIEMIRERTVQRLNVRRRQVEELKRDVLAMAKARSAEPMLDQLQTGVISGVQSYGFFVEIAPSMVEGLVHVSSLNDDWYEYRSRQNRLVGRRSRRVYQLGDTVEVKVLKVDVLRNQIDLEVVPATTPVSDDPLPVAVSEE from the coding sequence ATGAAATTCACGGTCGCTGACCTGCTCGACCAGGTTCCCGATGAGGGCAATTTGGAGATTGCCAAGCTTGAAAAGATTCTGCGGCTGACCAATCGATCCGAGAAACAGTCCCTCGAGCTCGCTGTTCAGGGTTTATCAAGGCTAGGAATCCTTGATCTCGACAGCGATGGAGGAATCAGCAAGGGAACAGCTGACGATTTGGTTGAAGCGCGTCTCCGCTGCAGCAGCAAGGGGTTTTGTTTTGCGATTCGCGATGACGGTGGAGACGATATCTATATCCGTGATCATCAGCTCAATCACGCCTGGAACGGTGATCGGGTGCTCGTGAGGCTGACCCGTGAAGGAGGCAGACGTCGTTCTCCTGAAGGCGGTGTGCAATGCATTCTTGAGCGAGCCACCACAAGCCTGCTTGCATCGGTAGAGCAACAGGATGAACGCGTTATCGCCGTTCCCCTGGATGACCGCTTGTTGGCATCGATTGAACTGTCTCCAGACGATGCCAGCCATGCAGCAAAACCGGTTGGCTTGGCTGTTGCCGAGGTGGTGATGGATCGCTACCCGATCGCACAGTTTGCGGCACGTGGACACGTTGCACGATCGCTACCCCTCAATGGAGGTTCGGTTGCAGATCGAGAGCTGATGCTCACGAAGGCCAATCTTCATCAGCGACCGGCTCCTCCTCGTGCAAGTTTTAAGGCACCATCAGCCAAGAAGCGTCAAGACCTCAGTGACCAACCCTCCCTGATGATCAGCGGCTGGGCTGCAGAAGGCGCTCCAGCTCTTCCAGCTGTGCATGTCATCCCCCACGACGGCGGTACTCGTCTTTGGATTCATACCCCCGCGGTGGCCGAACGTCTTAGCCCGGGGAACAGTTACGACCAGTGGCTTCTCAACCAATCGGAAAGCCTCTGTCTGGGTGGACACTGGATGCCGTTGCTTAGCCCTGCGCTCGCCAAAGCCTGTTCCTTTTCAGTCGGGGAGGTGCAAGACGCTGTGTCACTGCGTCTGGATATTGGTTCCGACGGTGAGTGGCGTCACTGGGAGTTTTGTCTGAGTCGGATTCGCCCTGTTGCTGAAGTGAATGCTGATGCCCTCCACGCTCTGGAATCTCGAAAACCAAAGTCCAGAGCAGTTCCTGCCGCTCTGAAACCAATCAAAGATCAAATTGGTCAGCTGCAAACACTGATTTTTTGTGCAACAAAGTTGCAAGAAGCTGAACGAAGAGAAGGCCGAATTGAACTGGATCTCAAGCGTGCTCAGGCCGACGATCTGTGTGATCTCAACAACGTGTCGCCCGATGGCGATGGTCAGAGCTGGTCGACGCCACTCAACACCAGTTGCCCTAATTCAATCCTTTCAGTGCTCATCAGGCATGCCCATCGTGTCTGGGAAGAGCACAGTCGCCAACTGGGTTTACCTTCGATTATTCTTGATGCTGCGCCGTCGGATGACGCTGCTCTCAATGACGTTGCCAAGGCTGCCGTAGCGCTGGGCGTTCCTCTTGAACTGGATGAAGACGGAGCACCCACACCGTCCGAGCTGGCCCTGGCTTTGGCGAGCAGTGATTTGAGCCATGTTCTTAATCTTCAACTCAGGCATGCATTACCTGAGAGTCTTTATCGAGCATCAACAATCAGCAAGCAATCCAGTCCGGCAACTTCTGAACCGTCATCCAGCGAGTTCGCTGCGGATCAGGCATCGAATCACGGTGCTGATAACAGCGATGAGGATGGGTCGGGCAATCAACATCTCAATCCATTTGCACCGTGGTGCTGCCCAACGCTGCATCAGGCCGATGTGATCAACCAGCAGGTGCTGTGTTCCCTGCTCAACGACGGGAAAGATCGTCCAACGGTGCGTCAGAAAAACAAAATCAAACTGGGGGAAAAAGGTGCTGCAGCTTCAGTGAGCTGGCCATTGTTTACGGCTTCTCAAGAGCAAAAAATCATAGAAATGATTCGGGAACGCACCGTGCAGAGGTTGAATGTGCGTCGTCGCCAGGTTGAAGAGCTGAAACGTGATGTGCTGGCAATGGCCAAGGCTCGCAGCGCTGAGCCGATGCTCGATCAGCTTCAGACCGGTGTGATCAGTGGAGTTCAGAGCTACGGATTCTTTGTTGAGATTGCTCCTTCCATGGTGGAAGGCCTTGTTCATGTGAGCTCACTGAATGATGACTGGTACGAATATCGATCAAGACAAAATCGTCTCGTTGGCCGCAGAAGCAGGCGCGTTTATCAGCTGGGTGACACCGTTGAGGTAAAAGTTCTCAAGGTTGACGTGCTGAGAAATCAAATTGATCTTGAAGTGGTTCCTGCCACGACTCCTGTTTCCGACGATCCCCTGCCAGTGGCTGTGAGCGAGGAATGA
- a CDS encoding TldD/PmbA family protein, which yields MADAPLNVRSLQDQLHSLASREGISKWDLGASRSSSASVQVDRGQAKQLKASQRSSITIRVWNQQGLVGITSTSDLSDSGLERALMGAHQASGFGNPDDVPGFSPLATAPEPDLHRPLQDAQGIQRLLNQLLDAEKQLLGRHPAIGTLPYNAMNEGSSERIYLNSEGALRQAQRTQASIFLMARAEESGRKPRSGGAVRIALGSRDLDLAGCINEAAERTISHLNYQPIDTGRYLVCFTPEAFLDLIGSFSSMFNARAVLDGVSLSKASSIGDQLAVPFFNLTDNGLHPAHVGAMPFDGEGTPTRRLPLIHEGCLENFLHSEATARHFGVDPTGHAGMGAKVSVGPDWFEVSRTASMSTGADHLDHANTSDSFVLIESLSALHAGVKASQGAFSLPFDGWLVKGGERISVEAATVAGDIRELLRSIVHLEPKSVITHEGVSPYVWVDGLAITGEA from the coding sequence TTGGCCGACGCACCACTCAATGTCAGGTCACTTCAAGATCAACTCCATTCACTGGCCAGTCGTGAAGGAATTTCGAAATGGGATCTGGGCGCCAGTCGCAGCAGCAGCGCTTCGGTTCAAGTTGATCGTGGTCAGGCCAAACAGCTGAAAGCTTCACAACGCAGTTCGATCACCATTCGAGTGTGGAACCAACAGGGGTTGGTTGGCATCACAAGTACCTCTGATCTTTCTGATTCAGGTCTGGAAAGAGCACTGATGGGGGCTCACCAGGCGAGTGGTTTTGGAAATCCAGATGATGTTCCTGGCTTTTCCCCTCTCGCAACGGCACCCGAACCGGATTTGCACCGTCCACTTCAGGATGCACAGGGCATTCAGAGGCTTCTGAATCAATTGCTCGATGCAGAAAAACAACTGCTGGGTCGTCATCCTGCGATCGGCACACTTCCCTACAACGCCATGAATGAGGGTAGTAGTGAACGCATCTACCTAAACAGTGAAGGTGCCTTGCGCCAGGCCCAGCGCACTCAAGCGAGCATTTTCTTGATGGCACGGGCTGAGGAAAGTGGTCGCAAACCCCGCAGCGGTGGGGCAGTTCGGATCGCTCTTGGCAGCCGCGATCTTGATCTAGCGGGATGCATTAATGAAGCGGCAGAACGCACCATCAGTCATCTCAACTATCAACCGATCGACACTGGCCGTTATCTCGTGTGTTTTACGCCCGAGGCCTTTCTTGATTTGATCGGGTCATTCAGCAGCATGTTCAATGCACGTGCCGTTCTTGATGGTGTGAGCCTCAGCAAAGCCAGCTCGATAGGCGATCAACTAGCTGTTCCTTTTTTCAATCTCACGGATAACGGTCTACATCCTGCCCATGTTGGAGCGATGCCCTTCGATGGAGAAGGAACGCCAACTCGACGCCTTCCTTTGATCCATGAGGGATGCCTTGAGAACTTCCTACATTCCGAAGCTACCGCTCGTCATTTCGGCGTTGATCCAACAGGTCACGCAGGGATGGGTGCCAAGGTATCAGTCGGTCCCGATTGGTTTGAAGTTAGTCGCACTGCTTCGATGAGCACTGGAGCTGACCATCTAGACCACGCCAACACCAGTGACAGTTTCGTTTTAATTGAAAGTCTTAGTGCCCTTCATGCCGGTGTGAAAGCCAGTCAAGGAGCGTTCTCCCTGCCATTCGATGGTTGGCTGGTGAAAGGTGGGGAACGCATTTCCGTTGAAGCAGCAACCGTGGCTGGAGACATCCGGGAACTCTTACGTTCGATCGTTCATCTAGAGCCCAAATCCGTAATCACCCATGAAGGAGTCAGTCCCTACGTTTGGGTTGATGGTTTGGCGATCACTGGTGAAGCCTGA
- a CDS encoding TMEM165/GDT1 family protein has protein sequence MNLTLLLSTFATVFLAELGDKTQLATVAISGTSNRPFAVFLGSSSALVLASLIGAIAGGSLSGVVPADWLQLLASLGFLAIGLKLLWPLLSGAESTATADD, from the coding sequence ATGAATCTGACCTTGCTACTTTCCACGTTCGCCACGGTTTTCCTGGCGGAACTCGGCGACAAGACGCAACTCGCCACTGTTGCAATTAGCGGTACGTCCAACCGACCCTTTGCCGTATTCCTCGGCTCATCATCAGCGCTCGTCTTGGCAAGTTTGATCGGTGCCATAGCGGGTGGATCACTCTCAGGCGTTGTCCCTGCCGACTGGTTACAGCTCCTCGCATCACTGGGTTTTCTGGCGATTGGCCTGAAACTGCTTTGGCCACTTCTCAGTGGGGCGGAATCAACAGCAACGGCCGACGACTGA
- a CDS encoding TMEM165/GDT1 family protein: MTDSGTTQRPGFTTVLLTTFTTVFLAELGDKTQLATLLLSAQSGQPWLVFGGAALALICSSLVGVLVGRWLSTVMQPERLEQMAGLLMLGLGLWLGSQALQSLISANPL; this comes from the coding sequence ATGACTGATTCCGGCACCACACAACGTCCTGGATTCACGACTGTTCTTCTGACAACCTTCACAACGGTTTTCCTGGCTGAGCTTGGAGATAAAACCCAGCTCGCCACACTTCTACTTTCTGCGCAATCGGGTCAACCCTGGCTCGTGTTCGGTGGAGCTGCACTGGCGTTGATCTGCTCCAGCCTGGTAGGCGTTCTGGTGGGTCGTTGGCTGTCGACCGTGATGCAACCTGAACGACTCGAGCAAATGGCCGGACTGTTGATGTTGGGACTTGGGTTGTGGCTTGGTTCCCAGGCCCTGCAGTCGTTGATCTCCGCGAACCCTCTTTAA
- a CDS encoding TldD/PmbA family protein, giving the protein MNSTLQKSLAGFNNLDPGHHPWRQRLDSLLNLGVKAGADLVEVFLERTDHLGVLAEQDKITSVSPSFGMGAGIRVFRSGRDGFVSTNDLSDQGLEEALQQALAMLQLNASTLEAASGFDGLGPLRDYGSSKNNWLDSTPDLVTITQRLLEGTDCLQKRGQHLDVRRGSFARDWQEVLVAASDGTFARDIRLHQSSGLSVLAADGEHRSSIARRYGSTDRPDDLCNWNVDASAQEVCDSAVKMLRADYVDGGQMPVVLANRFGGVIFHEACGHLLETTQVERGSTPFADSIGESIAHSAVTAIDEGMSGGAFGSISMDDEGMEPQKTVLIENGILQCFLSDRAGEMRTGHARTGSGRRQSHGFAAASRMRNTYIAAGPHSIDDLISSVDHGLYCKSMGAGSVGATGQFNFSVEEGYLIKNGELGQPVKGATLIGDAKEVMPRISMCADDLELAAGYCGSVSGSVFVTVGQPHVKVDSITVGGR; this is encoded by the coding sequence ATGAACTCAACTCTTCAAAAGTCTTTGGCTGGGTTCAATAATCTGGACCCAGGCCATCATCCCTGGCGTCAGCGGCTCGACTCATTGCTGAATCTTGGGGTCAAAGCTGGAGCTGATCTTGTTGAAGTTTTTCTTGAACGCACAGACCATTTAGGTGTCCTTGCTGAACAGGACAAGATCACAAGCGTGAGTCCCTCGTTTGGCATGGGAGCAGGAATCCGTGTGTTCCGTTCCGGAAGAGATGGTTTCGTCAGCACCAATGATCTCAGCGATCAAGGGCTGGAAGAAGCTCTTCAGCAGGCCCTGGCCATGCTTCAGCTCAATGCATCAACGCTTGAGGCAGCTAGCGGATTTGACGGGCTTGGTCCACTTCGCGACTATGGGTCTTCAAAAAACAACTGGCTGGACAGCACGCCTGATTTGGTGACGATCACTCAGCGCCTGCTCGAAGGAACTGACTGCCTGCAGAAGCGTGGGCAGCACCTCGACGTGCGTCGTGGCAGTTTCGCTCGCGACTGGCAGGAGGTGCTGGTGGCAGCTAGCGACGGAACATTCGCTCGTGACATCAGGCTGCATCAGTCCAGTGGTCTGAGCGTGCTGGCCGCTGATGGTGAACATCGCTCCAGCATTGCGCGTCGATATGGAAGCACCGATCGACCTGACGATCTTTGCAACTGGAACGTTGATGCCTCTGCTCAAGAGGTCTGTGACAGTGCTGTGAAAATGCTTCGCGCTGATTACGTCGACGGTGGCCAGATGCCCGTGGTGTTGGCCAATCGCTTTGGTGGTGTGATCTTCCACGAGGCTTGTGGCCACTTGCTTGAAACCACCCAGGTTGAACGTGGCTCTACACCTTTTGCTGACAGCATCGGAGAAAGCATTGCCCATTCAGCCGTTACCGCGATCGATGAAGGCATGAGTGGCGGCGCTTTTGGATCCATCTCAATGGATGATGAAGGGATGGAGCCGCAGAAAACCGTCTTGATTGAGAACGGAATCCTGCAATGTTTTCTCAGTGACCGAGCCGGTGAAATGCGTACGGGACATGCCCGCACTGGAAGCGGTCGTCGACAGAGTCATGGTTTTGCTGCTGCAAGCCGTATGCGCAATACCTACATCGCTGCAGGACCTCATAGCATTGATGACTTGATCAGTTCCGTTGACCATGGTCTGTATTGCAAGTCAATGGGGGCAGGCAGCGTAGGTGCCACCGGTCAGTTCAATTTCTCTGTTGAAGAGGGTTATCTGATCAAAAATGGTGAACTTGGTCAACCCGTCAAAGGCGCCACGCTGATCGGCGATGCCAAAGAAGTTATGCCCAGGATCTCGATGTGTGCAGATGACCTTGAGCTTGCTGCCGGGTACTGCGGATCTGTCAGCGGCAGCGTGTTTGTGACCGTGGGTCAACCCCACGTGAAAGTGGATTCAATCACCGTGGGAGGTCGTTGA
- a CDS encoding DUF6464 family protein gives MLVELRQTGSEQLLDRVELDEPPSPGRWFLHEHNSFLVMQCRHRYRLHSGRYQLSSVVLMVKPQKQPADARWFEHGWVIGDPACRFNARSPLMRCAVIPEGPCERCSHWSE, from the coding sequence ATGCTTGTGGAACTCCGACAGACTGGCAGTGAGCAACTGCTCGATCGTGTTGAGCTTGATGAGCCACCTTCTCCAGGCCGTTGGTTCCTCCACGAACACAACAGTTTTCTCGTGATGCAGTGCCGCCACCGTTACCGACTGCATTCCGGTCGTTATCAATTGAGTTCAGTCGTGCTGATGGTCAAACCCCAGAAGCAACCAGCCGATGCTCGCTGGTTTGAGCATGGATGGGTCATTGGTGATCCAGCCTGTCGCTTCAATGCCCGAAGTCCACTCATGCGCTGTGCCGTCATTCCGGAAGGACCATGCGAGCGTTGCAGTCACTGGTCTGAGTGA
- a CDS encoding flavin prenyltransferase UbiX, with product MIPYVIGISGASAQQLAERTLQSMLRRDLSVHVIVSRGAHGVWRAERSISVPVDPRLQERFWRDRLGVKEGQLICHRWDDQSAVVASGSVPTKGMVVVPCSMGTVGRLAAGLGGDLLERCADVHLKEGRPLVIAPREMPWNLLHLRNLTTLAEAGARIAPPIPAWYTQPESIDDMLDFLVMRLFDCLGVSLTDQKRWQGPQS from the coding sequence ATGATTCCCTATGTGATCGGCATAAGCGGAGCCTCAGCTCAACAGCTGGCTGAACGCACTTTGCAGTCGATGTTGCGCCGTGATCTGAGTGTGCATGTGATTGTCAGCCGTGGCGCCCATGGAGTCTGGCGAGCGGAACGATCCATTTCAGTTCCTGTAGACCCCAGGCTTCAGGAACGCTTCTGGCGTGATCGACTTGGTGTCAAGGAAGGGCAACTCATCTGTCATCGCTGGGACGATCAATCAGCTGTTGTCGCCAGTGGCAGTGTTCCCACCAAAGGCATGGTGGTTGTGCCCTGTTCCATGGGAACAGTTGGTCGTCTGGCGGCTGGACTTGGTGGTGACTTACTTGAGCGTTGTGCTGATGTCCATCTCAAGGAAGGACGTCCCCTAGTGATTGCACCTAGGGAGATGCCCTGGAACCTGTTGCATCTGCGTAACCTCACGACCCTCGCGGAAGCTGGAGCAAGAATTGCTCCACCGATACCGGCTTGGTACACCCAGCCTGAAAGCATCGACGACATGCTCGATTTTCTGGTGATGCGCCTTTTTGACTGTTTAGGGGTATCGCTCACGGATCAGAAGCGTTGGCAAGGACCACAGTCATGA
- a CDS encoding DEAD/DEAH box helicase, translating to MIRGRDVMAAAQTGTGKTAGFTLPMLERLRHGRRSGRGQVRSLVLTPTRELAAQVHENVRAYGHHLPLRSDVVFGGVKINPQIDRLQGGVDLLVATPGRLIDLHQQGVVCFDQLECLVLDEADRMLDMGFIHDIRRLIRLMPEQRQTLLFSATFSPPIRKLATGLLHQPLQIQVTPENQTARSVEQVVHPCDMKRKSDLLSHLIRSGNWRQVLVFSRTKHGANRVAEKLSKEGLEAAAIHGNKSQGARTRALQGFKQGRVRVLVATDIAARGIDIQQLPHVVNLDLPNIAEDYVHRIGRTGRAGETGHAISLVAAEESLLLKAIERLTGETLPKEQVKGFEPTILTAPPLDLGGGKRRSHQRNNQRTRGSATPASRQRRR from the coding sequence GTGATCCGTGGTCGCGATGTGATGGCTGCTGCGCAAACCGGTACTGGCAAAACGGCTGGATTCACCCTGCCGATGCTCGAACGACTTCGGCATGGAAGGCGCTCTGGTCGTGGTCAGGTGAGATCGCTGGTCTTGACCCCCACCCGTGAACTGGCAGCTCAGGTGCATGAGAATGTGCGTGCATACGGGCATCACCTTCCGTTGCGCAGTGATGTGGTGTTCGGTGGAGTCAAAATTAATCCCCAGATCGATCGGCTTCAGGGAGGTGTCGATCTGCTGGTAGCGACACCGGGCCGACTGATTGATCTTCATCAGCAGGGTGTCGTGTGTTTTGACCAGTTGGAATGCCTCGTGCTGGATGAAGCGGATCGGATGCTTGATATGGGCTTCATCCACGACATTCGCAGATTGATTCGGCTGATGCCCGAACAACGGCAGACCCTGCTCTTCTCCGCCACGTTCAGCCCACCAATCCGAAAGTTGGCAACAGGGTTGCTGCATCAACCACTGCAGATTCAGGTCACTCCTGAAAATCAGACCGCACGTTCCGTCGAGCAGGTCGTTCACCCTTGTGACATGAAACGAAAATCAGATCTTCTCAGTCATCTGATTAGAAGTGGGAATTGGCGTCAGGTCTTGGTGTTTTCGCGGACCAAGCATGGGGCCAATCGGGTCGCGGAGAAACTCAGCAAGGAAGGACTCGAAGCTGCCGCGATCCACGGCAACAAGAGCCAGGGTGCTCGTACCCGTGCACTTCAGGGCTTTAAGCAAGGTCGTGTGCGGGTGCTTGTGGCAACCGACATAGCTGCAAGGGGAATCGATATTCAGCAGTTGCCGCACGTGGTCAACCTGGACCTTCCCAACATCGCCGAGGATTATGTCCACCGCATTGGGCGGACTGGACGCGCTGGTGAAACCGGTCATGCCATTTCGTTGGTTGCCGCTGAGGAATCCCTCTTACTGAAGGCCATTGAGCGACTCACAGGCGAAACATTGCCCAAAGAACAGGTGAAGGGCTTCGAGCCAACGATTTTGACGGCACCACCTCTGGACCTCGGAGGCGGTAAACGGCGCAGTCATCAACGCAACAACCAACGCACTCGTGGCAGCGCAACCCCAGCATCACGCCAGCGCAGACGCTAA